In one window of Drosophila ananassae strain 14024-0371.13 chromosome XR, ASM1763931v2, whole genome shotgun sequence DNA:
- the LOC26514791 gene encoding uncharacterized protein LOC26514791 produces the protein MWSKVAIGGALALMGGVLFSSVVDNFAYVDRSLETAMPRSKRHVAKE, from the coding sequence atgTGGTCGAAAGTGGCTATCGGTGGTGCTTTGGCTCTGATGGGCGGAGTTCTCTTCTCCAGCGTGGTGGACAACTTCGCCTACGTGGACCGATCCCTGGAAACGGCGATGCCCCGCTCGAAGCGTCATGTGGCGAAGGAATGA
- the LOC116655121 gene encoding uncharacterized protein LOC116655121 isoform X2, with translation MGKGKQGLETSVETQLQIFHSNDLHCEMNPKREDNEEDQEVLKEPPQSPPEECLIVYGQKKIIFEDPAADEQKNLRMEVDRNQARVLQLQNIQNRQNDTSSDDDVDDDSELDTESDFYYDSETDSGFFSSEQSD, from the exons ATGGGGAAAGGGAAGCAAGGACTTGAAACGTCAGTGGAGACACAATTACAGATTTTTCATTCAAACGACCTACATTGTGAGATGAACCCG AAAAGGGAGGACAACGAGGAAGACCAAGAAGTACTGAAGGAGCCCCCACAGAGTCCCCCGGAAGAGTGCCTGATCGTCTATGGTCAGAAGAAGATTATATTTGAGGATCCAGCGGCCGATGAGCAGAAGAACCTAAGGATGGAAGTCGATCGGAATCAAGCCCGGGTGCTACAGCTGCAGAATATACAGAATAGACAGAACGACACCAGCTCCGATGACGATGTCGACGATGACTCTGAGCTAGACACCGAGTCGGATTTTTATTATGATTCAGAGACCGACTCCGGGTTTTTTTCCTCCGAGCAATCAGACTGA
- the LOC116655121 gene encoding uncharacterized protein LOC116655121 isoform X1, whose translation MGKGKQGLETSVETQLQIFHSNDLHCEMNPNSPQKREDNEEDQEVLKEPPQSPPEECLIVYGQKKIIFEDPAADEQKNLRMEVDRNQARVLQLQNIQNRQNDTSSDDDVDDDSELDTESDFYYDSETDSGFFSSEQSD comes from the exons ATGGGGAAAGGGAAGCAAGGACTTGAAACGTCAGTGGAGACACAATTACAGATTTTTCATTCAAACGACCTACATTGTGAGATGAACCCG AATTCGCCACAGAAAAGGGAGGACAACGAGGAAGACCAAGAAGTACTGAAGGAGCCCCCACAGAGTCCCCCGGAAGAGTGCCTGATCGTCTATGGTCAGAAGAAGATTATATTTGAGGATCCAGCGGCCGATGAGCAGAAGAACCTAAGGATGGAAGTCGATCGGAATCAAGCCCGGGTGCTACAGCTGCAGAATATACAGAATAGACAGAACGACACCAGCTCCGATGACGATGTCGACGATGACTCTGAGCTAGACACCGAGTCGGATTTTTATTATGATTCAGAGACCGACTCCGGGTTTTTTTCCTCCGAGCAATCAGACTGA
- the LOC6498812 gene encoding protein Diedel, which yields MRLRSVLGVPCAVLVIGVLAQDSAAACCKAQFIRFKTNGFCETVDAIKHEYYAYCETTICADGKRIGKGRYCAQGRCNVFGCNCDGGCRQGDWERSFRNRYPKKQIWFI from the coding sequence ATGCGCTTAAGATCGGTACTGGGAGTGCCGTGCGCCGTCCTGGTGATCGGGGTCCTCGCCCAGGACTCTGCCGCCGCGTGCTGCAAGGCGCAGTTCATCCGGTTCAAGACGAACGGGTTCTGTGAGACGGTCGACGCCATCAAGCACGAGTACTATGCCTACTGCGAGACCACCATTTGCGCCGATGGCAAGAGGATCGGGAAAGGGCGCTACTGCGCCCAAGGCAGATGCAACGTCTTTGGCTGCAACTGCGATGGTGGCTGCCGCCAGGGGGATTGGGAGCGCTCCTTCCGCAACAGATATCCAAAAAAGCAAATCTGGTTCATATAG